The nucleotide window GACTGGGTGACCAAGGTGGCGGTAATATACATAAACAGGCTGGTTAATTGTGCTGGCGATAAGTGGTCCAGGTCAGCGTCCAGCCACTTATCGTGATTAAATTGAGCAAGCCATTCAGCCTGAAGGGTGAGCTGTTCCTTAGTCCTTACAATCCCGGCTCTGTCCATCATGGTTTGTTTTAGCATGTCAGGAACCGGCAGTTTACCAGCGAAAAAGGTTTTTACATGAACAGGCAGATTGTTGCCAGTCTCCTTGTCAGCCCGTTGGCTGTTGATCCAATCAGCGAGATTGCCGCCGACAAACATTCCTTCCAATAGAGAATTGCTTGCCAGTCTATTCGCCCCGTGGATGCCGGTACACGCTGCCTCACCGATTGCATACAATCCTGGGATGCTTGTTCGTCCCTGCAAATCTGTCTTAATTCCTCCCATGATAAAATGACTGCCGGGAACGACAGGAATCAGACCTTTTTCCATGTCTATCCCATGCTGAGTGCATAGCTTGCTGATCGTGGGAAACCTCGAGCTGAAATCCTCAATGTAGGATATATCCAAATAAATTTGAATTCCTCTTCGAGAATAATCATAGATTGTTTGCGAAACAATATGCCTCGGTGCCAGGTCCTTTAAAGGATGAATGCCTGCCATGATTTGTTTGCCATCTTCAGTGACCAGCAGCGCACCTTCGCCCCTGACTGCTTCCGAAATAAGCCCCCTCGTCTTTCCATCCACATATAACAGTGTCGGGTGGAACTGGACAAACTCCATATCCGCCAATTCAACCCCTGCTCTATAGGCAAGGGCAATTCCATCACCGCTTGCCGTTTCTGCATTGGAAGTAAAAGAGAAAATCTGGCCACAACCGCCCGTTGCCAGCACCACATGTGGAGCAAGGTAAATCTCATTTGATCCATCTGGCAGCTTCGCCTTCACCCCGATACATCTTGATTTTTCCTGATTTAAAATAAGGTCATAAACAAAAGTCGATTGTTCAACGGTTATATTGGAGGCCAGATCAGAAATCAGAAACTCGACCATATGCCTGCCTGTCTCGTCACCCCCGCTGTGGACAATCCTCTTTTCACTGTGTGCTCCTTCCATTCCCAA belongs to Mesobacillus sp. AQ2 and includes:
- the nadB gene encoding L-aspartate oxidase; its protein translation is MKQYDVIIIGSGIAALQLANKLTKDLNVMILTKENLTKGNSYLAQGGVAAAVAPGDDPYLHYLDTMEAGAHHNNAKAVLEMTKKAPELINGLWQSGCRFDEDENGNLLLGMEGAHSEKRIVHSGGDETGRHMVEFLISDLASNITVEQSTFVYDLILNQEKSRCIGVKAKLPDGSNEIYLAPHVVLATGGCGQIFSFTSNAETASGDGIALAYRAGVELADMEFVQFHPTLLYVDGKTRGLISEAVRGEGALLVTEDGKQIMAGIHPLKDLAPRHIVSQTIYDYSRRGIQIYLDISYIEDFSSRFPTISKLCTQHGIDMEKGLIPVVPGSHFIMGGIKTDLQGRTSIPGLYAIGEAACTGIHGANRLASNSLLEGMFVGGNLADWINSQRADKETGNNLPVHVKTFFAGKLPVPDMLKQTMMDRAGIVRTKEQLTLQAEWLAQFNHDKWLDADLDHLSPAQLTSLFMYITATLVTQSALERTESRGGHYREDFPYEDNANWMKKQIIHQQKNRKDGKHEFNQTALAT